Proteins encoded together in one Mugil cephalus isolate CIBA_MC_2020 chromosome 16, CIBA_Mcephalus_1.1, whole genome shotgun sequence window:
- the c16h8orf33 gene encoding UPF0488 protein C8orf33 homolog: MTEKNLLFIDIEAKSHSSTAPGGVEKPLWARSDNTFRFNFLSDEKTSPVDTVEPAASRTAFTGQGSAFAFNFQIPPVEDMETGETAGSQQCVQEEKPSLLQEADSPTQQSAKSKTKKKKSGKKKATSAEPEQKPSEGSPGGEDAELSAEEQLNRQLDWCIEQLELGLKSQKGTPKQKEEASRALKTLRSSKAPLVKKRQVMRAMSGDYRKKMEEEKSKQFKLIQTEIASAQVKVVSDSPKKSVFHRRAEVKTQTPATEENLQQTEARDKELPLQTGEETSSFVFIPSKEEFCFNFL; this comes from the exons ATGACCgagaaaaatctgctgtttATAG ATATCGAAGCGAAATCCCACAGCTCCACTGCTCCTGGCGGAGTTGAGAAACCTCTTTGGGCTCGTAGTGACAACACCTTCAGATTTAACTTCTTGTCCGATGAGAAAACTTCTCCAGTAGATACAGTTGAGCCGGCAGCGAGCCGGACAGCCTTTACCGGACAGGGCTCCGCTTTTGCCTTCAACTTTCAAATCCCTCCCGTGGAAGACATGGAGACAGGAGAGACAGCAGGCAGCCAGCAGTGCGTCCAAGAGGAGAAGCCGTCCCTTTTGCAGGAGGCTGACTCTCCGACCCAACAATCCGCGaagtcaaaaacaaagaagaagaaatctggaAAGAAGAAGGCTACGAGCGCAGAGCCAGAGCAGAAACCAAGCGAGGGGAGTCCAGGAGGTGAAGACGCTGAGCTG AGTGCAGAAGAGCAGCTGAACAGGCAGCTGGACTGGTGCATTGAGCAGCTGGAACTGGGGCTAAAGTCTCAGAAGGGAACACCAAAACAGA aggaggaggcttcCCGTGCCCTGAAAACTCTGCGCAGCTCCAAAGCTCCTCTGGTCAAGAAGAGGCAGGTGATGAGAGCCATGAGCGGAGactacaggaaaaaaatggaagaggagaagagcaaGCAGTTCAAACTCATTCAGACTG AAATTGCATCAGCTCAAGTCAAAGTCGTGTCGGATTCTCCAAAGAAGTCTGTTTTCCACCGGAGAGCTGAAGTCAAAACTCAGACACCAGCCACAGAGGAGAACCTGCAGCAAACTGAAGCCCGGGATAAAGAGCTGCCACTTCAAACTGGGGAGGAGACTTCAAGTTTTGTCTTTATTCCGTCAAAAGAGGAGTTCTGCTTCAATTTTCTCTGA
- the h3f3d gene encoding H3 histone, family 3D, translating to MARTKQTARKSTGGKAPRKQLATKAARKSAPSTGGVKKPHRYRPGTVALREIRRYQKSTELLIRKLPFQRLVREIAQDFKTDLRFQSAAIGALQEASEAYLVGLFEDTNLCAIHAKRVTIMPKDIQLARRIRGERA from the exons ATGGCTCGTACCAAGCAAACCGCTCGTAAATCCACCGGAGGAAAGGCGCCGAGGAAGCAGCTGGCCACTAAAGCTGCCAGGAAAAGCGCGCCATCCACTGGCGGAGTGAAGAAGCCTCACAGATACAG GCCCGGTACTGTTGCTCTGCGTGAGATTCGTCGGTACCAAAAATCCACCGAGCTGCTCATCAGGAAGCTGCCTTTCCAGCGTCTTGTCAGGGAAATCGCTCAGGATTTCAAGACTGATCTGCGTTTCCAGAGTGCAGCGATTGGCGCTCTCCAG GAAGCCAGTGAAGCATACTTGGTTGGATTGTTTGAGGACACTAACCTGTGCGCTATTCATGCAAAGAGGGTCACCATCATGCCCAAGGACATTCAGCTGGCCAGGCGAATTAGAGGGGAGCGTGCATAA